The following are from one region of the Cytobacillus firmus genome:
- a CDS encoding YjiH family protein, protein MEKETIIKQSHQPELNPNATIKNKAKFFLFSAIGLFMFFIPVTVNEKSSIMLDHIVTAIQTYLPAAVTYYALLVILLGAIYPFYTKTWNKNKVNTIFSFFKVIGFFTAIMIVFGFGPAWLFDPSMGPFLFEKLVVSVGLLVPIGSVFLALLVGYGLLEFFGVIMQPIMKPIWKTPGKSAIDAVASFVGSYSIGLLITNRVFKEGKYSIKEAAIIATGFSTVSATFMIVVAKTLGLMEIWNTYFWTTFAVTFIVTAITVRIWPLKSMSEEYYNGQEPPVETFTGGRLQAAWKEAMDTAAESPTLWKNIKDNLKDGFVMTMSILPSIMSVGLLGLILAEFTPVFDWLGYIFYPFTALVQLPEPLLAAKASAVGIAEMFLPALLAAEAALVTKFVIGVVSVSAIIFFSALVPCILSTEIPITIPQLLVIWAERTILTILITAPLAYLLL, encoded by the coding sequence ATGGAAAAAGAAACAATAATAAAGCAATCTCACCAGCCTGAACTGAATCCCAACGCAACCATTAAAAATAAAGCTAAGTTTTTTCTCTTCAGCGCCATTGGCCTATTTATGTTTTTTATACCAGTCACTGTTAATGAGAAATCATCTATTATGCTGGACCATATCGTCACTGCGATTCAGACATACCTGCCTGCAGCTGTTACATACTATGCGCTGCTTGTCATACTGCTCGGCGCCATTTATCCTTTCTATACAAAAACCTGGAACAAAAATAAAGTAAATACTATTTTCTCTTTTTTTAAGGTAATCGGATTTTTTACAGCCATTATGATTGTCTTCGGCTTCGGCCCTGCCTGGCTATTCGACCCGAGCATGGGACCTTTCCTGTTTGAGAAACTCGTGGTGTCTGTCGGACTTCTTGTTCCAATCGGCTCAGTATTTCTTGCCCTGCTCGTCGGATATGGATTGCTTGAATTTTTCGGTGTCATTATGCAGCCGATTATGAAGCCAATCTGGAAAACACCGGGAAAATCAGCTATCGATGCAGTTGCCTCTTTTGTTGGAAGCTATTCAATCGGACTGCTCATAACCAACAGGGTATTTAAAGAAGGAAAATATAGCATTAAGGAAGCAGCCATTATTGCTACCGGGTTCTCAACGGTCTCAGCAACGTTCATGATTGTTGTGGCTAAAACACTTGGATTGATGGAAATCTGGAACACTTATTTTTGGACGACGTTTGCTGTCACTTTCATCGTAACGGCTATTACCGTAAGAATCTGGCCTCTTAAATCAATGAGCGAAGAATATTACAATGGCCAGGAGCCTCCAGTTGAAACCTTTACAGGGGGCCGTCTTCAGGCAGCCTGGAAAGAAGCAATGGATACAGCAGCCGAATCACCCACATTATGGAAAAACATAAAGGATAATTTAAAAGATGGGTTTGTCATGACAATGTCTATTTTGCCCTCCATTATGTCAGTAGGTTTATTGGGCCTGATTCTTGCCGAATTCACTCCTGTATTTGATTGGCTGGGTTATATCTTTTATCCTTTTACGGCTCTCGTACAGCTTCCTGAGCCATTATTGGCAGCAAAGGCAAGTGCCGTGGGAATTGCTGAAATGTTCCTTCCAGCCCTGCTGGCAGCAGAGGCTGCACTGGTCACTAAATTTGTAATCGGAGTAGTTTCCGTTTCAGCCATTATCTTCTTTTCTGCACTTGTTCCATGTATTTTATCAACAGAAATTCCTATTACTATTCCGCAGCTGCTTGTCATCTGGGCAGAGAGAACCATTCTGACCATACTGATTACAGCTCCACTGGCTTATCTGCTGCTTTAA
- a CDS encoding DHH family phosphoesterase: MYRLFTHNDLDGVGCGIVARIAFGKDVEVRYNSVMGLDYQIEKLLENEKNIKDDFLMITDLSVNDENLIRLDDLAKSGGNVRLIDHHKTALHFNDYSWGRVKVQYEDGRLTAATSLLYEYLLKHELIQPSQALDEFVELVRQYDTWEWDQNENIKAKNLNDLFFMISIEEFEEKMTERIKSSNTFDFDEFEQKLLEMEEQKIERYVRRKKRELVQTFIGEYCTGIVHAESYHSELGNELGKEYPHIDYIAILNLGGKKISFRTIHDHVDVSAMAGKFGGGGHAKASGCSMGKDAYKLFVQDIFPLDPLRQDAFKNKYNIKSTKQGSLYENKKGDKFFIFAEADDKWILEMNGKPIQEPYPDFQAAENYIKRKYQAWLVHDDIYVEFLKRFYIKAKN; encoded by the coding sequence TTGTACAGGCTGTTTACACATAATGACCTTGATGGTGTCGGGTGCGGCATTGTTGCCAGGATCGCTTTTGGAAAAGATGTTGAGGTGCGCTATAACTCTGTGATGGGACTTGATTATCAGATAGAAAAATTGCTGGAAAATGAAAAAAACATAAAAGATGATTTTTTAATGATCACGGATTTATCAGTTAACGATGAAAATTTGATCAGGCTTGATGATCTGGCAAAAAGCGGCGGAAACGTCAGATTAATTGACCATCATAAAACAGCTCTTCATTTTAATGATTACAGCTGGGGCAGAGTGAAAGTGCAATATGAAGATGGCAGGCTCACGGCTGCGACCTCTTTACTGTATGAGTATCTATTAAAACATGAACTGATCCAGCCGTCTCAGGCCCTCGATGAATTTGTCGAGCTTGTGCGACAGTATGACACATGGGAATGGGATCAAAATGAAAATATAAAGGCAAAAAATCTGAATGATTTATTTTTCATGATTTCCATAGAAGAATTCGAAGAAAAAATGACGGAAAGAATCAAGAGCTCCAATACATTCGATTTTGATGAGTTTGAACAGAAATTGCTGGAAATGGAAGAGCAAAAGATTGAGCGTTACGTCAGGCGGAAGAAACGGGAATTGGTACAAACGTTCATTGGGGAATATTGTACAGGCATTGTCCATGCAGAATCTTATCATTCGGAGCTTGGCAATGAACTTGGTAAAGAGTATCCCCATATCGACTATATCGCTATCTTAAATCTCGGGGGCAAAAAAATCAGTTTCAGGACAATCCATGACCACGTTGATGTTTCTGCCATGGCCGGAAAGTTTGGAGGGGGCGGACACGCAAAAGCATCGGGCTGTTCGATGGGAAAAGATGCTTATAAACTATTTGTTCAGGACATATTTCCCCTGGACCCTTTGAGACAGGATGCATTTAAAAACAAATACAATATTAAAAGCACGAAACAGGGATCACTGTACGAAAATAAGAAGGGAGACAAATTCTTTATTTTTGCTGAAGCCGATGACAAGTGGATCCTTGAAATGAACGGCAAGCCAATACAGGAACCTTACCCGGATTTCCAGGCAGCAGAAAATTACATTAAAAGAAAATACCAGGCATGGCTTGTTCATGATGATATTTATGTTGAATTTTTAAAGCGTTTTTATATTAAGGCAAAAAACTAG
- a CDS encoding agmatinase family protein gives MLPTINPPGFFWPQTELGTDVKVSEWIRQIQRGEELKKDNWDVVLFGVPLSRSSISASGASEFPESFRRSWNGFSTYNLDFERDLQELKVADLGDVKMHFTDIPQCHSNIKQTMKDVRTQFPDSFPIAIGGDHSITAMLVSGLKELEPEKEIGILQLDTHLDLRSLEDHGPTNGTPIRNLIQNNKIKGENVYNIGLHGFFNSQSLVHYAKEHKLNYITLKEARRRGIEETVKESIRQLESKVDQIYVTIDMDVLDIGFAPGVPASTPGGMSTEELFTAVYAAGLSSKTAAMDIVCLDPTRDHQAQPTVKAGTYTFLTFMTALMNRR, from the coding sequence ATGCTACCAACAATAAATCCTCCCGGGTTTTTTTGGCCGCAAACCGAACTGGGAACTGACGTAAAGGTGAGTGAATGGATTCGCCAAATCCAGAGGGGAGAGGAATTAAAGAAAGACAATTGGGATGTCGTGCTTTTCGGTGTCCCTCTTTCCCGCTCATCGATAAGTGCATCAGGAGCATCTGAATTCCCTGAATCCTTCAGGAGGTCCTGGAATGGATTCTCCACGTACAATCTGGATTTTGAAAGGGATCTTCAAGAACTGAAAGTTGCTGATCTTGGTGACGTGAAAATGCATTTCACGGATATTCCACAATGCCATTCCAATATAAAGCAAACGATGAAGGACGTACGGACGCAATTTCCTGATTCTTTCCCAATAGCGATCGGAGGAGATCACTCCATCACAGCCATGCTGGTCAGCGGCCTGAAGGAACTGGAGCCTGAAAAAGAAATCGGCATTCTCCAGCTGGATACGCACCTTGACCTCAGAAGTCTTGAAGACCATGGACCGACAAATGGGACGCCCATCCGAAACCTGATTCAAAACAACAAAATTAAAGGAGAAAATGTCTACAATATTGGCCTTCATGGCTTTTTCAACAGCCAGTCACTCGTCCATTATGCTAAAGAGCATAAGCTAAATTATATTACCTTAAAGGAAGCCAGAAGACGGGGAATTGAAGAAACGGTTAAAGAATCAATCCGGCAGCTGGAATCAAAAGTGGACCAAATTTATGTCACCATTGACATGGATGTGCTGGATATCGGTTTTGCGCCGGGTGTTCCCGCATCCACACCAGGCGGCATGAGTACTGAAGAACTATTTACTGCCGTATATGCTGCGGGACTTTCCTCCAAAACGGCAGCCATGGATATTGTCTGTCTTGATCCAACAAGAGATCACCAGGCACAGCCAACCGTGAAAGCAGGCACGTACACCTTTCTGACCTTTATGACAGCTTTAATGAACAGGAGGTAA
- a CDS encoding YkuS family protein has product MTKRVAVEQSLTNVSEALRQKGYDVVDLKSAHDAENCSCCVVSGVDSNVMGMQDVSTKASVIEASGLSADEVCRQVEQRMQ; this is encoded by the coding sequence TTGACGAAAAGAGTAGCTGTTGAACAATCCTTAACAAATGTTTCTGAAGCGCTTCGCCAAAAAGGATATGATGTGGTTGACTTGAAGTCGGCGCATGATGCTGAGAACTGCTCATGCTGTGTTGTAAGCGGTGTTGATTCAAATGTAATGGGTATGCAGGATGTATCTACAAAGGCTTCTGTCATTGAAGCAAGCGGCCTTTCAGCGGATGAGGTATGCCGCCAGGTGGAGCAAAGAATGCAGTAA
- a CDS encoding D-alanyl-D-alanine carboxypeptidase family protein gives MKKLVAIILLLFSFPAGNAAAEETKEPEIISEAAIVTDSESGAVLYAKNADKKMYPASLTKIATAIYAIEHGDLSDLATVSKKAAETEGTRVYLEEGEQVPLKKLVQGMLVNSGNDAAWSIAEHLDGNIEAFSENLNRYLKEKAGLKNTHFVNPHGLYDENHYTTAADLAKLTNYALKNETFREIYGTKELKWTGKSWDTTIFTHHRMLKGEVPFEGVTGGKTGFVDEAKQTLATSAEYDSIKLTAIVLKAEYKRDIYNDTKNLLDYGHSNFETAELSSTEVFPSEGKTYTTGGTIIPVTLPKGNYEENITAKGKLQIKNENGRIIQSVKLIEDKQDEVVSSQLKTDKEPVKETTGYYGKAGLALFLFGIFILVLRKNLKAKARRRRRRV, from the coding sequence ATGAAGAAATTGGTTGCTATTATCCTGCTTTTGTTCAGTTTTCCTGCTGGTAACGCAGCGGCTGAGGAAACAAAAGAGCCTGAAATTATCAGTGAAGCCGCAATTGTAACAGATTCAGAATCAGGGGCAGTTCTGTATGCAAAAAATGCGGATAAAAAGATGTATCCGGCCAGTTTAACGAAAATAGCAACAGCCATTTATGCCATTGAACATGGCGACTTGAGTGACCTGGCCACAGTCAGCAAAAAAGCAGCGGAGACTGAAGGGACACGAGTGTATTTGGAGGAAGGGGAACAGGTGCCCTTGAAAAAACTCGTTCAGGGAATGCTGGTTAACTCAGGAAATGATGCTGCCTGGAGCATTGCTGAGCATCTGGACGGCAATATAGAAGCATTCTCAGAGAATCTTAATCGCTACCTGAAAGAGAAGGCAGGGTTAAAAAATACCCACTTTGTTAATCCTCACGGTCTGTATGATGAAAACCACTATACAACCGCAGCTGATCTCGCGAAATTAACCAATTATGCTCTGAAAAATGAAACCTTCAGAGAAATTTACGGCACAAAGGAATTGAAATGGACTGGAAAGTCATGGGATACTACCATCTTTACTCATCACAGGATGCTCAAAGGGGAGGTTCCATTCGAGGGAGTGACTGGGGGAAAGACAGGGTTCGTTGATGAAGCCAAGCAGACTCTAGCTACCTCTGCCGAATATGATTCAATCAAGTTAACCGCTATTGTGTTAAAAGCGGAATATAAGCGGGATATTTATAATGATACAAAAAACCTTTTGGATTATGGACACAGCAACTTTGAAACTGCGGAACTCAGCAGCACTGAGGTTTTTCCGTCAGAGGGAAAAACCTATACAACTGGCGGTACAATAATACCTGTCACTTTGCCTAAAGGAAACTACGAAGAAAACATTACAGCAAAAGGGAAGCTGCAGATAAAGAATGAAAACGGGAGAATCATTCAATCTGTAAAGCTGATCGAGGATAAACAGGATGAAGTGGTTTCAAGCCAGCTCAAAACAGATAAGGAGCCAGTAAAAGAGACAACAGGGTACTATGGAAAAGCAGGATTAGCCCTATTCTTATTCGGAATCTTTATTCTCGTATTAAGGAAAAATCTTAAAGCAAAAGCTAGAAGAAGGAGAAGACGGGTATAA
- the hutI gene encoding imidazolonepropionase, which translates to MHSKPIFIKHANQMITLKGGSKQPLTKEKMSELHIIEDGAVWIEEDRIKSAGTTAELQAEYQSRLQEAEIIDATGKILLPGLVDPHTHLVYAGSREEEFNMRLNGATYMEIMNNGGGIHATTSMTRNASEEELVDASLVRLDRFLKHGVTTIEAKSGYGLDWETERKQLTAARKADELHPVEVVRTFMGAHAVPAEYKENPDAFIDLVIEEMLPKVAEEKLAEFNDIFCERGVFTPEQSRKLLEAGKKHGLIPKIHADEIEPYEGAELAAEVGAISADHLLRASDKGMEMMAEKGVIGVLLPGTAFFLMAEAARGRRMIDKGVPVALSTDCNPGSSPTCSMPFMMNLACMHMGLTPAEAIAAATINAAHAINRAEEVGSIEPGKKADLLLLNVPNYMQMQYHYGMNHTDTVIKNGEVVVKGGSLCYQQ; encoded by the coding sequence ATGCACTCAAAACCTATTTTTATCAAACATGCAAATCAGATGATCACCTTAAAGGGCGGCTCCAAACAGCCCCTCACCAAAGAAAAAATGAGCGAGCTTCACATCATTGAAGACGGAGCAGTATGGATTGAAGAGGACAGAATTAAATCAGCAGGGACCACAGCGGAACTCCAAGCTGAATATCAAAGCCGGCTTCAGGAAGCTGAAATCATTGATGCGACAGGAAAAATCCTCCTTCCAGGGCTTGTTGATCCGCATACACACCTCGTATATGCAGGCAGCAGGGAAGAGGAGTTCAATATGCGCCTGAACGGGGCGACGTATATGGAAATTATGAACAATGGCGGGGGCATTCATGCTACCACTTCAATGACCAGAAACGCATCTGAAGAGGAATTGGTAGATGCGAGCCTTGTCCGTCTTGATCGCTTTCTTAAACACGGAGTAACCACGATAGAGGCAAAAAGCGGATATGGACTGGATTGGGAAACAGAGCGAAAACAGCTGACAGCAGCCCGTAAAGCGGATGAACTGCATCCGGTGGAGGTTGTCCGCACCTTTATGGGAGCACATGCAGTTCCTGCTGAATACAAAGAGAATCCAGATGCCTTTATAGATTTAGTTATTGAAGAAATGCTTCCGAAAGTCGCGGAAGAAAAGCTCGCCGAATTCAATGATATTTTCTGCGAAAGAGGGGTATTCACACCGGAGCAGTCCAGAAAACTTCTTGAAGCAGGGAAGAAGCATGGCCTTATTCCTAAGATCCATGCCGACGAAATCGAACCCTATGAGGGGGCCGAGCTTGCTGCAGAAGTTGGTGCCATCTCTGCGGATCACTTGCTCAGAGCATCTGATAAGGGCATGGAAATGATGGCTGAAAAGGGAGTAATCGGCGTTCTTCTTCCAGGCACAGCATTCTTCCTGATGGCTGAAGCAGCCAGAGGCCGCCGCATGATTGATAAGGGTGTTCCAGTTGCATTATCAACCGATTGCAACCCCGGCTCTTCGCCAACCTGCTCCATGCCATTTATGATGAATCTTGCATGCATGCACATGGGACTTACACCTGCAGAAGCGATTGCCGCCGCTACCATTAATGCAGCACATGCGATCAATCGGGCAGAAGAAGTGGGAAGCATAGAACCCGGCAAAAAGGCTGATTTGCTTCTACTCAATGTGCCGAACTATATGCAAATGCAGTATCACTACGGCATGAACCACACAGACACAGTGATTAAAAATGGGGAAGTGGTCGTTAAAGGAGGAAGCTTATGCTACCAACAATAA